tttaaagaaaataactGAAGCACAAAATCAAGACAACAAATTAGAAAAATGTACTTGGGTTGTCGGCAAAAATCATCTATAAGTAGGATTGCATATTTAGGGATGTATATCAGCTGGAACCTGTGAAATCCAACAGCCTACACGCAATTCAAAGGTAAGATTCTGGTCAGAAGGTTACCATGTGTGCAGGATCAATAGCCCATGCCACTCCATGACTAGAGGATTAATTTATTGCTTCTCTTTTTTCATCCAAAGCAAGTAAAACCAGATCATGAATTAGTAGGCATCCCTCAAGCCAATATTCAGTCATATGAGAAAATAAGACAAGGTTAGCATCAAGCTTGGATCTTCAAATTTACAGATAATTTGACACAGCTACAGGCATATTGTGGATGGAGCCTTGCATTTTAGCTATGACATATTGACACCAAATAAACCCATGCATTGGCAGGCTGGCTGGGCCATGACCTGCACCCAGTCAGAGAATGCTAGCCTGAACGCAATCTGGATGCAGGCTGGAATCcttcagaagaaagagaagaatgaGAGGCTGAAAACAGAGAGCAGAGGTTGGCTAGGGTTGAGGGATAGCTCACAACCGTTTCCTAGAAAGATAATTATTTATACTTTTAAGACAAAtaaaacatattttttcatGAAATAGGGTCAGGTCAGGCCAATTTAAGCCCAAGCCTTAAAAATATTGATGAGGCCTAAAATTCCAAGCCAAAAATTGGAACTAGAGAATGTATATGCCTAAACTGACCCAATGACCAGACCAAGACCCCAGAATGCAGGCCAAGAAAGCACTCAATCTGTGCATGGATCTACAACATACATgcatattatgttaatatgtaCACAACTATGGGCGGCATATAAAATACAGCAGCAATAAAAGCAATCAACTTTACATTCTGGACTAAGATAAATAGCAGTGGAATAATAACTTTGCATTAAGAACCTAAATCACATAAATACCGCAGGTTTTGCATGGCATGTCAGACAGACTAACTttgcaaaaataacaaatagcacTTACAGAGTCATAATCTATATTCTTGACTTGAAGGATAGGTTGTTCCCCCAGTGTCATTATGTGACTACAAGTTTTTAcccattatattttaagttttaagcAAGCTGCCTATATATGGTGTATTTTTACTGGTTCAAGAAATCATGATCAAATTCGCAAAATTCTGAAGATATGTAAGGTTGTTAATAGGGAAGTCAAACTAGAATATACCAAAATCAAGAAACCCAATGCGGCCATCACGAAGCAACCATAAGTTCCCTGCATGCACATCTGCATGGAAGGTCTCACATGCGATCAAGCTTCCAAACCTGCATAAGAATGTCATTTCTAAATTAGAGCTAAAAATATCTTAATACAACAAATATTACGAAAACATTTTGAGGGTGCTGCAAAGCAGGTCTATCTGTTAACTAGTAGCGATTATCGCATAGTGAATCCTGGAAAGACATTGTCGTGGTAGTGCTGATATATTGAAATCTTTACCAGACATTAAGTGCAGTTACTAGAGTCATCTCAGGATCAGGAACAAGTGATCTTATAGAATCTAGATCAGTGAGAGGAACTCCATAGAGTCTCTCCATTGTCAATACACGCCGTGTGCTACAGTGTCGATAGACCATTGGAGCCTTGGCCTGCCTCTCTAGTCCCATGTTTTCTAAATATCTCCTGAAAGATTCAATATTTACAGCTTCTTTTCGGAAGTCAACCTCTTCGAGCATTGATTCTTTTATATCTTTGACAATACCTACCTGGTGTTAAGAGTTTCTCAAAATTAATGAAAACAGGTATCAAATCTTGAAAGatgcaaaaagaaaataatttaaacaTAAAAGACAATATTTTTGCTTAAATGAGGTAGCTGCATCAGTTTGTTCTAGCTTTTAAGTAAATAACAGAAATAAGCAGTAACATGCCACTCATGTAGCATGACACTCATGCTTAGATGCACTTTTGGTTTCAAAAACAATTTTTATTTCCCAAAAGAACAACACGGCTAATCAAACTAGACAGtagttttgggtggaaaagTAGGTAATTTAGCTTTGTTTCTAATATGTTATTTGTTAGAACTACCGGTTAAACATCCCTAATCCACTGGCATAAAGAGAAGACACTGACTCATTTGGAGCCAAAAACAAAAGATCATGGCAGAAAACATAATGAATCGAAGGAATTTTTTGACACCATGGATATGAGACTCACAAGGGTCTGGAATTGGGAAAACAAATGCCTGGCAAAAAGTTGACCAGTGATAGAACAAGAACTTttgattcaaataatgaaataccTGACACATACTCTTCTTGCTCAGTTTAAGTTCCATGCACACGCAATGTTCAAATTCTAAAACGATTTTTACTGATAGCTCACTCCTATAATGAATACTATTTAGTTTGGTCTTATTTTCCGACAAAGCAATGACAGGATGAATCCTGATACACATCTGATTATTCTCTTTGGATAAATTATAAACGTCCGTGTAAGAATTGTTGGCACATGTTTgtgttattaatttttattttggcaACTCTTTAGTCAGAGAAGCATGAATTGACGTGTAATATATAAGATTAACGCCTGATTACTGGGAATATGTCAGTTTCCATTATGGTTCTTAATAATCAGAGCAACCAGTCACATACCAGTGATGTACGCTGAAGTTCAGGGTTCACAAACTCCAGAATGCGAGCAACAACGTAAACAAAGTTCAAATCTGCAACAAGTATATCTTCTATACCAGGTTTTAAGACCTTTATCACCACTTCTTGCTGCGAACTTTTCAGCCTTGCACCATGAACCTGCGAAGAGCTATAGGACTTCCCAATAATTCTACCTTAGATGAATCAGTATGGAAGATAGGAATGTCTTTAACAAACCTGAGCTATTGAGGCTGAGGCAATTGGCACTGGATCAATATACTCATAAACACTATCTAATGGCCTCTGCAATTCCTCACGCAATATAGCCTCGATTTCATTAAAGGGAACTGGAGGAGCTCGATCAAAGCAGTTCTGAAATTCCTGAATGTAATCTGCAGGAAATAATGTTGGTGCAGATGCTATGAACTGCACCTTTGCATCATCAGATAAGCATCCAGATTTTCCAATCTTAGTAACTCCAAAGTTTTAACTCCAGTTTACCGGTCTGCTGAAGTTTACAAAACTTCCATATAACAGAAAAGTAACATTCAACAAACAATCTTAGCTCAGTTGATTAGCAGTTTGCAGTTGGCACCCCTCTCCACATTGGAAGAGGTCATGAGTTCAAATCTGGATGGCagcatcaaaaataaaaatatatatatatatgcaaaatacAAGCATAGAATGACAATGAACTCTCAAGAGAAGCAGGGGTCAAACAGTATCATTGTATCCAGTAATGATTATGAATATGTTAAAAAGAAATAAGCAGAACACTGTATTTTAATGCATTAAAGACGATACTTTAAACAACAGTTGATGGATTCACAAGTAGGATTCACAATTGCTAGTACTTTAAACAACAGTTGATGGACAAATCTGGttgaaaaatatttcaaaaggaACTGGATACAGATCGTTGCCCGAGCATAATAAGAAATGAAGGCAGGATGAAAAGAACAAAGGCATCAAGCATCCATGATGAAAGGTGCTAGACAAAGAATAAAATATAACTATAGATACATACAATATGTACatattaaagaaaagaaattccttTAAGTAATGAAGGCAGTGATATTATCTTGATCTTGTGGATAGCAACCCAAAGGTCTGCTGGTATAAATAAGTTAGAGCATCCATGCTGCAGAGAAGAATTTCAAGTGCAGATAATATAGGTACGTTCAACAATGTAGTTTACATATCCTTGACAAATAGAATAACCACAGAAGTCCAGAAGATAAAGAATTCAAGATGCATGGCATGCAAAAAATTGATGTAAAATTAAGCAAATCAACTAAGCTTTGGCTCTTTAATTAGCTTcatttcatataaaatttacatGAATCTGTGCTAGTTTCGTAAAACCCATAGAAGTGAATAAGCATCACTTAGAATAGGATAATAAAACTACCATTGAATTGACAATTAATAAAGACAGTGGAAAAGATGAATGTTAGGTATTACCTATTGTATATTAAATTTACCAGTATTCTGTTAGATAGACCTGATATAATCATTTGCAAATTGATAATATGCACATAGAAGTCTCTGTAATCCCTTTACATATCAAATACAACAAGCTTCCCTATGCAGTAATCTTTTTTGTATCTTTTAAATATTGATGCAAAAGAAAAttcctctttctctttgttCAAATTTGTGAATAGTACGATACATGCAAAAGGTTTCAAGCATTTATAATCTTTCTATATATTAACATATATAATTCTAgtgaaatattatttttatctcCTAAGCATCATCTTCTACCAAAATATTCCAAGCATCACCAACTCTGCAAATAAACTGTATCCAAAGAAGGATTGTTAGTTTTTCCTTAGTTTCTGAGTGAGCAAGGAAAAGACAGCTCGACTGTGGGCCTTAGGTCCGATTTCCTCATTTGTTTAGTATCTAATTTGTAACTCAATATTAGGGGGTTCTGTTATGCATCCATGctatacacattacatataaaaaaaattataatatgagAGGCATATGCATCAAGGCATGtatgatatataaatatatataatatacataaaatgtatacatgcatatatatacatatatacatatatacacaaacacacacacacacacatatatatatggagAAAAGCAAGGACCGCCGAACTGTCCGGTTTGGGACCAAACCGAACAGTTTGGGGTGTATCAAGTCAGACCAGTCAATTACTAGGATAGTTCGGCTGGTCAATCCAATTCCACAACTGAACcggttttttttattaaaaacccTTCCCgatcttctccctctctccctctgtcTCGATTCTCCTGTCCCAGTCTTCCTCTCCCCTCTACCCTCTCTCTCGATGCTCTGCGGTTTCCATGACGACGATGTCTCCGcgactagggttagggtttcgtgGCCGCTGCCAACGAGGTAtgcctccttcctctctctttctctcaattCTCCTCTCCCACTCTCCCTTTCTCTTGATTCTCCCCACTCGATCTTCCTCTGGCCCCTCCCTCTCTATGCTCCCCAATGATAATGACTCCACAATGACGGCTCCGTAACGACAACGCTGGCTGGGGTTAGAATTCTGAGACGACAATGACTTCGCGGCTAGGATTAGAATTTTATCGCTACTGCCAATGAGGTATGCCTCTCTCCCCCCTTTTCCCACTCTCTctatcctccctctccctcccccctcccccttcccttcCCCCGCTTCTAATATGCCACGAGTCAATACAGTATGTACTAGTACCGTACCGAATTGGTTGTCGACTGACACCCAGCATCAATTCGGCAAACAATCGAGATAAGTCTTACATATacaaattgatgttttatcaTGTAATACCTAACTTGGAAGTCTCTATGTAGATATTAAAGATTATTAGTTGTTATACATAAAATCAACTTGTTGCTCAAAAAAATTACCAGATATCAGATTGTATTAGTTCTTAGAACATTAGCCAATAGAGGGCATTTCATATCAAACGTATTGAAATAATACTTTCAAAAGCTACAGAAAGGTAACCAATATTAAATCTAATACCACATTTTTTCGGTTCATACTTGGCCTAGCTTGATATAAGTTGCTCCCATGCGTTCAAATAATCTCCGCAGATAAAAGGGAGAAAGTAATCCAAGCTGCATTTGGGTTGGCAGCCCTGCAGATGTATTTGTTGCCTGcacaaaatcaaagaaaatgatCCCAACTTTGACTtacaagaaaagattgatggaaAAGGTCATTTTCACAAATACAGATATGCTTAAACACTAGAGCTCTATGGCTAAGCAGGCGCAATAAGGCACTAGAAATGGCAGTTGATAACTAGCAAATCGAGAAGGTTTTAAGGTAATATTTCCAATGTAGACAGCAAGTAGACCTATCTTTTatacaagaaaattaaaatgTCTTTTTATCAACGAAAGAACgaagataataaaaaaaaatgtttagaATTTTATATAACTAAATATGTAATAGAGATGTAGATGAAGTGATCAAGAAAACTCCTTTACATCTCTAAAAACATGACTCAAGATAAGAAAAATGCAAAAATATATGAAGGACAAATATAGCACCTAAAATACTAGAAATTAGGAGTTGActtttttttactaaaaaatTAGTGGTAAAAGAGAAGGCACAAAATCATTTAATCCTCCTACATGAAGTATTTCAAATGATAAAAGTGTGCAATATGCAGGTGCCCTAATGTTCATGATCCTTCTATGGTGGACGGTTCCACCATCTTTGGGAATTGGCTAGAAAATCAAGTGGGCAAATGTTAATTAAGGCCCCTTTTCCTCCATCTTTCTCCTTAGGTTGATTACAAGCCTTACGTACAATCATCCCGAAATGAATAATCTAGAAACATTTTAATCTCAGAAACCCTCAGCAGTCCAAGCTAATAGTCCACTCTAACTACCTGCGGCTGAGATCATTGGTCCATTAGTGCAGATCATTGAGCGCAGCAGAGTAGTCCATTAGTTTTGAGCCGTACAAGCCTAGGAAGCCAAATCATATCAGAAGATTGATTGATGGACAAACTCTAGACAGGCAAAACTAATGGACTAGTCTACTAGGCCCAATGAACTGCACTAATGGGCTAATGATCTCAGCCACTAATGGACTAGTTAGGGCGGAAGGGTTCCTAAGCTTGTTCTGCTCTTTTTTATTATCTCCTTTGGGGTTTCTATGCAAGCAGATCTAATATTGGTGATTCTTATGTGCATATAATATGCAAATAAGTCCTATGAGTTCATTTATACTATTCTACATATAATAATCAATAAAGTAAAAACAATACAATTCTTTAATTCTCCAGTTCTTATTGATTTCAACCATCAATGAAGCAAAGTCGTGATTTCTCATAACTAAAAGGTTGAATGATTTACCCAAGCTGTCTGCCTTCTGCAACTCGTTCCAATTGAGTGATGATAGATAGTAAGTTTTAACTTTTAAATAATGCTGTAAATCCAGTGACCActagttttttttcttaattttatatagACTCCAGATCACTTAGTGGCCTACATAGAAAATTTCTGATAGTGGTTGAGCATAGATACATATCACCCTCCATATCATCGCTCAGCCACTAGGCCAATCTGGCAGTTGGGGATTGGTGAAGTATATTGGGGGTAGGTGGCTGAATTCGACCCCAAGTACCAATAAGCCAATAACCAGGTTCCATAGGACCGGCAAACTAAGCAATGATATAGTAGGTGATCTCTAGCATTTTTCATGGTAGATGCATCCGTTAAAGTCTAGGACCTAGATTCACAGGTTTGTCATTTAGAAACATAATAGATCTCGTTTCAGCTTGTCTGCAAATATGAACCGTAGgtatcttgaatcttctaaatATGTTCAACATCATTCAGTtgtatggtgttttctttaccATCCAAGAATAGTTTTCTTTTGTACACTAAAATGCACAGTCAATGTATTTCCAGTTTTCTTCTAGTTTTTGCAATAATTTATTGCAAGAATTTGTGATTATTCCAAATTTTGCATAATTCCAAGAATTATTTGGAATCTTGGCTAAATTATTCCCTTTTATATAGTAAAATCCGTACCATTTGAAAGATTTTCACCACCTCATTTACCTAAATTGCAATTAGAAAATGGTAACAACTTACAGACACAAGGAGCGGAGAGATGGACTCTCCCACACAAAGAATGTACATAATTCTGTGGTTACATAAAGAGTGGTGAGATCATAACAAAACAAAATGTGAACAAAGGTGTATTAACAATATAAAGTGGTACAAATGAAATGAGGTGACTACATAAAATACCTAACTAGTGCCAGATACAAATGTTTGCAGCAATATAGGAACATACCCATACCTTAGAAACATCAGTGAGCCACTCCCCGCCAACCCCAATAACAGCTTGAATGCCCTGTGCTAGCCTCAATGCACCCCTAGGCCCTGTATTAATTGATGTTTGGAGAATGTCTTCAACCAACTTGGGCAAGTTGTCGATTCTGTCTGGAGTAAAATGAAGAGTATAACATAAGTGTGCCCCGATTAtaaaagaagggaggagagaggaAGGCAGCTGATCATGCATCTGTTACCTCTCTGAAAATGAAGAACCAAAAGTGCATTTCTGCCTTTGATCTCAATTCATGAACCCTTGATTTTTTAGGTGGTCAATGACAGAAGAAGGGTGAAACGCCCAACCAATCCGTTAAGTAATAGAAAAGAACTACAAGATGCATGAGATAACTTTGGACAAATAAAAATAACCTGGACTAAATCTCATACGGTTTCAGAACTCTTTTTCATGACATAAAGATACAAAAGGAATTGACATCCTCGTGCATCAACACAAAACCATCAAGCTTTCATCGGTGAATTTCAGTCCACTTTATAGTTCTTTCCTTGCCAAAACATTTCTATTAGGGACTA
The Phoenix dactylifera cultivar Barhee BC4 chromosome 3, palm_55x_up_171113_PBpolish2nd_filt_p, whole genome shotgun sequence DNA segment above includes these coding regions:
- the LOC103706241 gene encoding uncharacterized aarF domain-containing protein kinase At5g05200, chloroplastic; translated protein: MPVSPFRGAAAYARVPLLLNHFQLPAISGTVRMRKFNDRRSRVSLFARYSQAQDFSNRFRDRIDNLPKLVEDILQTSINTGPRGALRLAQGIQAVIGVGGEWLTDVSKATNTSAGLPTQMQLGLLSPFYLRRLFERMGATYIKLGQFIASAPTLFPADYIQEFQNCFDRAPPVPFNEIEAILREELQRPLDSVYEYIDPVPIASASIAQVHGARLKSSQQEVVIKVLKPGIEDILVADLNFVYVVARILEFVNPELQRTSLVGIVKDIKESMLEEVDFRKEAVNIESFRRYLENMGLERQAKAPMVYRHCSTRRVLTMERLYGVPLTDLDSIRSLVPDPEMTLVTALNVWFGSLIACETFHADVHAGNLWLLRDGRIGFLDFGIVGQISPKTWAAMEIFLESFATEDYEAMASSLIQMGATEEDVDVKAFARDLEKLFSSIQDLDTEIVVATARGPNAAAVSANVVVDERQMNALFLDVVRVSESYGLKFPREFALLMKQLLYFDRYTRILAPNMNMLRDQRITIVSNRRMRAIN